Proteins encoded by one window of Nicotiana tabacum cultivar K326 chromosome 10, ASM71507v2, whole genome shotgun sequence:
- the LOC107791355 gene encoding GDSL esterase/lipase At5g03820-like, whose protein sequence is MSFLRGLLGGLLLAMAFFVSDGDPLVPALCIFGDSVVDVGNNNNLSTLIKANFPPYGRDFVTHKPTGRFCNGKLATDFTAEYLGFTSYPPAYLSREARGKRILTGVNFASASSGYYERTAKLYRALTLPHQLKYYRVWQRKVVNLVGRTKANNIFSGSIHLISAGSSDFIQNYYINPLLNRVYSPDQFSDILMQSYSTFIQNLYGLGARRIGVTTLPPTGCLPAAITLFGAGTNHCVARLNKDAISFNNKLNRTSQNLKSKLPGIKLVVFDIYQPLFDLITKPVENGFFESRKACCGTGMIETSFLCNARSIGTCSNATNYVFWDGFHPSETANEKLAQSLLEQGFELIS, encoded by the exons ATGAGTTTCTTGAGGGGTCTATTAGGTGGTCTTCTTCTTGCTATGGCATTTTTTGTATCTGATGGGGACCCTTTGGTTCCAGCATTGTGCATCTTTGGTGATTCTGTAGTTGATGTTGGAAATAATAACAACTTAAGCACTCTCATCAAGGCAAACTTCCCACCTTATGGAAGAGATTTTGTTACACACAAACCCACCGGAAGGTTCTGCAACGGAAAGCTGGCCACAGACTTCACAG CTGAGTATCTTGGGTTCACTTCTTACCCACCAGCTTACCTGAGCCGAGAAGCTAGAGGGAAAAGAATTCTGACTGGCGTCAACTTTGCCTCTGCCTCTTCCGGTTATTATGAGAGGACTGCTAAACTATAT CGTGCTCTAACGTTGCCACATCAACTAAAATATTACAGGGTGTGGCAAAGGAAAGTAGTGAATCTGGTCGGGAGGACCAAGGCTAACAACATATTCTCAGGAAGTATACATCTTATAAGTGCAGGGAGCAGTGACTTTATTCAAAACTACTACATAAATCCACTACTCAACAGAGTCTACTCACCTGATCAGTTCTCCGATATCCTCATGCAGTCATACTCTACATTCATTCAG AACCTCTATGGTTTGGGAGCAAGGAGGATTGGGGTCACAACTCTGCCACCAACTGGTTGTTTGCCAGCAGCCATTACTTTGTTCGGTGCAGGAACCAACCACTGTGTTGCAAGACTGAACAAAGATGCAATCTCTTTCAATAATAAGCTCAACCGGACATCTCAAAATCTAAAGAGCAAGCTTCCTGGCATCAAGCTCGTTGTCTTCGACATCTATCAGCCTCTCTTTGATCTGATCACAAAACCTGTAGAAAATG GATTTTTTGAATCAAGGAAGGCTTGTTGTGGGACTGGTATGATAGAAACATCGTTCCTTTGTAATGCCAGGTCCATTGGAACATGCTCCAATGCTACAAATTATGTCTTCTGGGATGGATTTCATCCCTCAGAAACAGCAAATGAGAAATTGGCTCAAAGTCTGTTGGAACAGGGCTTTGAGCTCATCTCTTAA